From a single Candidatus Zixiibacteriota bacterium genomic region:
- a CDS encoding SUF system NifU family Fe-S cluster assembly protein, with protein MSENLADLYRDILMEHYRYPRGHNLVRHPDYINQGHNPVCGDEIEIKVKMDGDKVKHVYVNCVGCAISVASGSMLAEIIEGKTIPEVKHIAAIIKAMLKGEEYDPGDLDLGDLEALRGVKKFPVRIKCALLSWTTLIDALEAGEIGHPAMPSSIE; from the coding sequence ATGTCTGAAAATCTGGCTGATCTCTACCGCGATATCCTGATGGAGCATTACCGCTATCCCCGGGGACATAATCTGGTAAGGCATCCCGACTATATCAACCAGGGGCATAATCCGGTCTGCGGCGATGAAATCGAAATAAAAGTAAAAATGGACGGCGATAAAGTTAAGCATGTTTATGTCAATTGTGTCGGATGTGCCATATCGGTAGCCTCCGGTTCCATGCTGGCGGAAATCATTGAGGGGAAGACTATTCCCGAGGTCAAACATATCGCCGCAATTATAAAAGCCATGCTAAAGGGCGAGGAATATGACCCCGGAGATCTCGATCTGGGCGATCTGGAAGCTCTCCGGGGGGTCAAGAAATTCCCGGTCCGTATCAAATGCGCCCTGCTGTCTTGGACTACTCTGATCGATGCCCTTGAGGCCGGTGAGATCGGTCATCCGGCAATGCCTTCATCGATAGAGTGA
- a CDS encoding DUF59 domain-containing protein, giving the protein MKLTRELILEHISPIEDPEMHIGLVDLGLIYDVDIKKDGVVNVTMTLTSPVCPIGPELSMMVQKKIEELEGVTDVNVYIVFDPPWDPAEMASDEAKDELGIW; this is encoded by the coding sequence ATGAAACTGACTCGCGAGTTGATCCTGGAACATATCAGCCCGATTGAAGATCCCGAAATGCATATCGGACTGGTCGATCTGGGTTTGATTTATGATGTCGATATAAAAAAAGACGGCGTGGTCAATGTTACCATGACCCTGACCTCGCCGGTCTGCCCGATTGGACCGGAACTTTCCATGATGGTGCAGAAAAAAATCGAGGAACTTGAGGGAGTCACCGATGTCAATGTTTATATTGTTTTCGACCCGCCCTGGGACCCGGCGGAGATGGCCTCTGATGAGGCTAAGGATGAACTGGGGATCTGGTAA
- a CDS encoding SDR family oxidoreductase — MYAELHGKRALVTGGSRGFGKAIALRLAGEGCRVIVNYRRSRSDAEAVAGEIRAAGGESVALRADMGNEEALDRLFDEIKNIYGGIDIVIANAAFGVPGQLMDVTRKHWDITMAASARSLLDLARRAVPLMNGGYGRIISITSDGGQKVIPGYGVVGPAKAALESITRGLAYELAEKGIVVNGVLAGLADTKSARSIPGAGEVLGHARYHTPAGRIVEPEDIARVVAFLASNEAAMICGQFVVIDGGRNIVG; from the coding sequence ATGTATGCTGAATTGCATGGAAAGCGGGCTCTTGTAACCGGCGGGTCACGCGGTTTCGGAAAAGCTATTGCCCTCCGTTTGGCCGGTGAGGGATGCCGGGTAATTGTCAATTATCGGAGGAGTCGGAGTGATGCCGAAGCGGTGGCCGGGGAAATCAGGGCCGCCGGAGGAGAGTCAGTGGCGCTTCGGGCCGATATGGGAAATGAAGAAGCTCTTGATCGCCTCTTCGATGAAATAAAAAATATTTACGGCGGAATTGATATTGTCATTGCCAATGCCGCTTTTGGAGTGCCCGGTCAGCTTATGGATGTCACTCGAAAACACTGGGATATCACCATGGCGGCCTCGGCCCGATCTCTACTGGATCTGGCCCGGCGGGCGGTTCCGCTGATGAACGGCGGATATGGCCGGATTATCAGTATCACCAGTGACGGCGGTCAGAAAGTTATCCCCGGCTATGGGGTGGTTGGCCCGGCCAAAGCGGCACTGGAATCGATTACCCGTGGTCTGGCATATGAACTGGCGGAGAAGGGAATTGTGGTCAACGGAGTTCTGGCTGGATTGGCCGATACCAAATCTGCCCGTTCCATTCCCGGGGCCGGGGAAGTTCTCGGCCATGCCCGTTATCATACCCCGGCGGGAAGAATTGTCGAGCCGGAGGATATTGCCCGGGTGGTGGCGTTTTTGGCTTCCAATGAAGCCGCTATGATATGCGGTCAGTTTGTGGTGATTGACGGCGGCCGGAATATTGTCGGTTAG
- a CDS encoding DUF2892 domain-containing protein → MKTNIGGLDRLIRIIVGVIIIALGYAYGSWWGLLGIIPILTAVTGLCCLYVPFGISTCKTKHRAENS, encoded by the coding sequence ATGAAGACCAACATCGGCGGCCTTGATCGGCTGATCAGGATTATTGTCGGGGTGATAATTATCGCTCTTGGCTATGCTTATGGCAGTTGGTGGGGACTACTCGGAATAATCCCAATTTTAACGGCCGTTACCGGACTCTGCTGTTTATATGTGCCGTTCGGAATTTCCACCTGCAAAACCAAACACCGGGCCGAAAACTCATAA
- a CDS encoding ZIP family metal transporter, translating to MTAAGAAGVFSAKELSRKTLDGMLGFASGVMIAASFWSLLAPAIEMSESKSLPSWIPATAGFLLGAACLRLIDRILPHIHVDFAPGSDEVEEEGIKTSWRRTTLLVLAITLHNFPEGLAVGVAFGAVAAGYPSANLAGAIALGLGIGIQNFPEGMAVSMPLRREKISRLKSFWYGQLSGLVEPVAGVLGAGLVLVAQPILPYALAFAAGAMIFVVVEELIPESQRGGHSHAATFGAIIGFAVMMTLDVALG from the coding sequence ATGACGGCGGCCGGGGCCGCCGGTGTTTTTAGCGCGAAAGAATTATCGCGTAAGACCCTTGACGGGATGCTTGGATTTGCCTCCGGGGTGATGATTGCGGCCAGTTTCTGGTCGCTACTGGCTCCGGCCATCGAGATGTCGGAGAGTAAGAGTTTACCATCGTGGATTCCGGCCACCGCCGGTTTTCTACTGGGTGCGGCCTGTCTTCGCCTGATAGACAGGATTCTGCCCCATATCCATGTTGACTTCGCTCCCGGCTCGGATGAAGTTGAAGAAGAAGGAATCAAAACTTCCTGGCGAAGGACGACTTTGCTGGTTCTGGCCATCACCCTGCATAATTTCCCCGAGGGATTGGCGGTGGGAGTGGCTTTCGGAGCGGTCGCGGCCGGCTACCCGTCGGCCAACCTGGCCGGGGCAATCGCCCTCGGGCTGGGGATCGGGATACAGAATTTTCCCGAGGGAATGGCGGTATCGATGCCTTTACGCCGGGAGAAAATTTCCCGTCTCAAGAGCTTCTGGTACGGTCAGTTGTCCGGTCTGGTGGAGCCGGTCGCAGGGGTTCTGGGGGCGGGACTGGTTCTGGTCGCGCAGCCGATTCTTCCATACGCCCTGGCTTTTGCCGCCGGAGCCATGATTTTTGTCGTGGTCGAGGAATTAATCCCCGAATCACAGAGAGGGGGACACTCTCATGCCGCCACCTTCGGAGCCATTATCGGTTTTGCGGTCATGATGACATTGGATGTCGCTCTCGGGTAA
- the lipB gene encoding lipoyl(octanoyl) transferase LipB, with product MNGNGYRRLLRFDLGRTKYEETWKLQKKLVTLRSQKKIPDCLIITEHDPVITMGRGTDPDNLLVTPEKLLNGGISLFEVERGGDITFHGPGQTVLYPIIDLHNRGCDVHQYLRDLEQFVINTLEEIGLEAETRPGPTGIWVDDYKIGAIGVAVSRWITYHGLALNVNTNLKYFDLINPCGITEYPVGSIADLLGEEIDMKEMNNLLAEMFAEYFNYQIEENNNLNALPGSV from the coding sequence ATGAACGGAAACGGTTACAGGCGCCTGTTAAGGTTCGACCTGGGAAGAACTAAATACGAAGAAACCTGGAAACTGCAAAAAAAACTGGTTACCTTACGTTCTCAAAAAAAAATCCCCGATTGCCTGATTATAACCGAACATGATCCCGTCATTACCATGGGCCGCGGAACCGACCCCGATAACCTTCTGGTCACCCCTGAGAAACTGCTGAACGGGGGTATCTCTCTTTTCGAAGTGGAGCGTGGCGGCGATATCACCTTTCACGGACCGGGCCAGACTGTCCTGTATCCCATCATTGATCTCCATAATCGCGGTTGTGATGTTCATCAATATCTCCGCGATCTCGAGCAATTCGTAATCAATACTCTGGAGGAAATAGGCCTTGAAGCTGAAACCCGGCCCGGCCCGACCGGAATCTGGGTCGATGATTATAAAATCGGGGCGATCGGGGTGGCGGTTTCCAGGTGGATAACCTATCACGGACTGGCTCTTAATGTAAATACCAATCTAAAATATTTCGATCTGATAAATCCTTGCGGAATTACCGAATATCCGGTGGGGTCAATAGCCGATCTCCTCGGCGAAGAAATCGACATGAAAGAAATGAATAATCTTCTTGCAGAAATGTTTGCAGAATACTTTAATTACCAGATAGAGGAAAATAACAATTTGAATGCCCTTCCGGGCTCTGTTTAA
- a CDS encoding O-methyltransferase, with the protein MHITEPRLNEYILNSLPERDQVLLEMEAYARENHFPIIGPMCGTFLRQMALLVDARDIFEMGSGFGYSAYWFAGGMRTGGKIVCSEGSEKNRDRAMEYLGRGGFEAMVDFRIGRAQDIIRQFDGPFDIILNDIDKEQYLEAFDLAIPRLRRGGLFITDNVLRHGRILEPNPDEEARTILEFNKRLFASKDIFSSIIPIRDGLAIAVKL; encoded by the coding sequence ATGCATATTACCGAACCCCGTCTCAATGAATACATTCTCAATTCCCTGCCGGAACGCGATCAGGTTCTACTTGAGATGGAAGCTTATGCCCGCGAGAATCATTTCCCGATTATCGGTCCGATGTGCGGTACCTTTCTGCGCCAGATGGCTCTGCTGGTTGATGCCCGCGATATTTTTGAAATGGGTTCGGGATTCGGATATTCCGCTTACTGGTTTGCCGGGGGTATGAGAACCGGGGGGAAAATAGTCTGTAGCGAGGGATCCGAAAAAAATCGTGACCGGGCCATGGAATATCTCGGCCGCGGCGGATTTGAGGCCATGGTGGACTTCCGGATTGGACGGGCCCAGGATATTATCCGGCAGTTTGACGGCCCTTTCGATATTATCTTAAACGATATCGACAAAGAGCAATATCTCGAGGCTTTTGATTTGGCCATTCCAAGACTTCGCCGCGGGGGATTGTTTATCACCGACAATGTCCTCCGGCACGGACGGATTCTCGAGCCGAATCCCGATGAGGAAGCCAGGACTATTCTTGAATTCAATAAAAGATTATTTGCATCAAAAGATATATTTTCATCGATAATTCCAATCCGCGATGGATTGGCGATAGCGGTTAAACTATAA
- a CDS encoding class I fructose-bisphosphate aldolase yields MIDKITKMLGDDADNLLNHKSKTISKDQLHLPGPDYVERVMSISDRPATVLRNMQTLYNHGRLAGTGYLSILPVDQGIEHTAGASFAPNPVYFDPENIVKLAIEGGCNGVASTLGVLGSVARRYAHKIPFIVKINHNELMTYPNKYDQILFASVDQVFEMGAIAVGATIYFGAPESNRQIVEIAEAFEYAHSLGLVCILWAYLRNSAFKHDGTDYHVAADMTGQANHLGVTIKADIIKQKQPQTNGGFKVLKFAKTDEKVYTELTSDHPIDLTRYQVISNYMGRAGLINSGGASGKKDLEQAVKTAVINKRAGGMGLISGRKSFQKPMKDGVKLLNAIQDVYLCKEVTVA; encoded by the coding sequence ATGATAGACAAAATAACCAAAATGCTGGGTGATGATGCCGACAATCTGCTCAACCATAAGTCCAAAACCATCAGTAAAGACCAGTTGCATCTTCCGGGACCGGACTATGTCGAACGGGTCATGTCGATTTCCGACCGGCCCGCCACAGTGCTGAGGAATATGCAGACTTTGTATAATCACGGACGTCTGGCTGGAACCGGCTATCTATCCATCCTTCCGGTTGACCAGGGGATCGAGCATACGGCCGGGGCCAGTTTCGCCCCCAACCCCGTTTATTTCGATCCCGAAAACATTGTCAAGCTGGCAATCGAGGGCGGTTGTAATGGAGTGGCCTCAACCCTTGGTGTCCTCGGATCGGTGGCCCGGCGTTATGCCCACAAGATACCCTTTATCGTCAAGATCAACCATAACGAATTAATGACGTATCCCAACAAGTACGATCAGATTCTCTTCGCCTCGGTTGATCAGGTCTTCGAAATGGGCGCTATCGCCGTCGGAGCCACTATCTATTTCGGCGCCCCCGAGAGTAACCGCCAGATTGTGGAAATCGCCGAGGCGTTCGAGTACGCTCATAGCCTGGGCCTGGTCTGTATCCTGTGGGCTTATCTGCGCAATTCGGCCTTCAAGCATGATGGTACCGACTACCATGTGGCCGCGGACATGACCGGTCAGGCCAATCACCTGGGAGTAACCATTAAAGCGGATATCATCAAACAGAAACAACCGCAGACCAACGGCGGTTTTAAGGTCCTCAAGTTTGCCAAAACCGATGAGAAGGTTTATACCGAGTTGACCAGCGACCATCCTATCGACCTGACCCGCTACCAGGTAATAAGCAATTACATGGGCCGGGCGGGTCTGATTAATTCCGGCGGCGCCTCGGGCAAAAAGGATCTCGAGCAGGCCGTCAAGACCGCCGTGATCAACAAGCGGGCCGGCGGCATGGGCCTTATCAGCGGCCGTAAGTCTTTCCAGAAACCGATGAAAGATGGCGTTAAACTGCTTAATGCCATTCAGGATGTTTATCTCTGTAAAGAAGTCACGGTTGCCTGA
- the pgeF gene encoding peptidoglycan editing factor PgeF, which translates to MIQNAGIGGCPVLAFNLVEIAFNPYNQVMFKDYEKSVRLWHCDRLSEYDGILNFVTTRHKGFSQEPYDTLNMGLSAGDNPLRVIRNRELVASILGIEAGCFVSSWQEHGNSVRAITRESFERETSYMKVPKEHADAMVTGLPNVCLTVIIADCTPVMFYDPKNNVIGIAHAGWRGTVGKISAEVVTVLHDRFGCQPGDLVVGIGPSIGPEKYEVGPEVITEAEKSFGTIDGLIRIDKKSEKGYFDLWEANRRQLIEAGVPENQIEIAGICTYSHPEQFFSYRYQGSKSGRMAAGIMLWE; encoded by the coding sequence TTGATTCAAAATGCGGGGATCGGCGGTTGTCCGGTCCTCGCTTTTAATCTGGTTGAAATAGCTTTTAATCCGTATAATCAGGTAATGTTTAAAGATTATGAAAAATCAGTCAGGCTCTGGCATTGTGATCGATTATCGGAATATGACGGAATCCTGAATTTCGTTACGACCCGCCACAAAGGTTTCAGCCAGGAGCCCTATGATACTCTTAACATGGGTTTGTCCGCCGGTGACAACCCCCTCCGGGTAATCCGCAACCGTGAGCTGGTGGCTTCGATTCTCGGCATTGAAGCCGGATGTTTTGTCAGCAGCTGGCAGGAGCACGGCAACAGTGTGCGGGCTATCACGCGGGAGAGTTTCGAGCGGGAAACGTCGTATATGAAAGTCCCCAAGGAGCATGCCGATGCAATGGTGACGGGTCTGCCGAATGTTTGTCTGACGGTTATTATAGCGGATTGTACCCCGGTCATGTTTTACGATCCCAAAAATAATGTAATCGGGATCGCTCATGCCGGGTGGCGGGGAACTGTCGGGAAAATCTCGGCCGAGGTGGTGACAGTCCTGCATGACCGGTTCGGTTGTCAACCCGGTGATCTTGTGGTCGGGATCGGCCCATCGATCGGCCCGGAAAAATATGAGGTTGGCCCGGAAGTGATAACAGAAGCAGAGAAAAGTTTCGGTACTATTGATGGTCTGATACGAATTGATAAAAAAAGTGAAAAAGGCTATTTCGATCTCTGGGAGGCCAACCGGCGGCAGTTGATTGAAGCGGGTGTCCCGGAGAATCAGATAGAAATTGCCGGGATTTGTACATACAGCCACCCGGAACAGTTCTTCTCGTACCGTTACCAGGGGTCCAAATCGGGCCGAATGGCGGCGGGGATAATGCTGTGGGAATAG
- the lpdA gene encoding dihydrolipoyl dehydrogenase has product MADKYQVVVIGAGPGGYVAAIRAAQLGLKTAIVEKEYMGGVCLNWGCIPSKTLLYVTELKRTMEHAGRIGLGAEKVTIDLDKLRKHKDDTVKRLTGGVKLLLDKAKVKIFEGEAVFVSDKEIEIDKDGTKIKVEAENFIIATGTHLMELPVLKFDGKKIIGAREAINIPEIPETMLVVGAGPIGVEMGTVYSTLGSKVTIVEMLGAVLPMLDQDISAASQKALEKQGMEIMLSSKVLSSKKTGDKINVVIETPDGNKNMTFDMVLVAAGMKPNTRLLNPEKAGVGLDSRGFVKVDKYMRTNKSNIFAIGDVAGGILLAHKASHEGIVAVEAIAGSAESADWKAVPYAVFTDPEIAGVGITEKEADDSGRKIKIGKFPYRAVGKGIATLAVDGFTKVIADAETDEILGVHIFGPHSGDIIYTATAMMEMDGTAEDLGHMMAVHPTLSEALMEAALNVNKRAIHIVN; this is encoded by the coding sequence ATGGCTGATAAATACCAGGTTGTCGTAATCGGGGCCGGTCCCGGGGGGTATGTGGCCGCTATCAGGGCCGCCCAGCTGGGATTGAAAACGGCCATTGTCGAAAAAGAGTATATGGGCGGGGTTTGCCTTAACTGGGGCTGTATCCCATCCAAAACGCTTCTGTACGTTACGGAACTGAAAAGAACTATGGAACATGCCGGGCGAATCGGGTTGGGCGCCGAAAAGGTTACTATAGATCTCGATAAACTTCGCAAGCACAAGGATGACACTGTGAAACGGCTGACCGGAGGAGTGAAACTCCTTCTGGACAAGGCTAAGGTGAAGATCTTCGAGGGCGAAGCGGTCTTTGTTTCGGATAAGGAAATCGAGATCGATAAAGACGGAACGAAAATCAAGGTCGAGGCGGAGAATTTTATTATTGCGACCGGAACTCATCTGATGGAATTGCCGGTTTTAAAATTCGACGGCAAGAAAATTATCGGAGCCAGGGAAGCGATCAACATTCCAGAAATCCCGGAAACCATGCTGGTGGTCGGAGCCGGGCCGATCGGGGTGGAAATGGGAACCGTTTACAGCACCCTGGGGTCCAAAGTGACTATTGTCGAGATGCTCGGGGCGGTTTTGCCGATGCTCGACCAGGATATCTCCGCCGCCAGTCAGAAGGCCCTTGAAAAACAGGGTATGGAAATCATGCTTTCTTCGAAAGTCTTATCCTCGAAAAAAACCGGGGATAAGATAAATGTCGTTATCGAAACGCCGGACGGTAACAAAAATATGACTTTCGATATGGTTTTGGTGGCCGCCGGGATGAAACCCAATACACGGCTTCTTAACCCGGAGAAAGCCGGGGTGGGGCTCGATTCGAGGGGATTTGTCAAAGTCGATAAGTACATGAGGACCAACAAGAGCAATATTTTCGCGATCGGCGATGTGGCCGGAGGAATTCTTCTGGCGCACAAAGCCTCGCATGAAGGGATTGTGGCGGTCGAGGCCATTGCCGGAAGCGCCGAGAGCGCCGACTGGAAAGCGGTCCCATACGCGGTTTTCACCGACCCGGAAATCGCCGGAGTGGGGATAACCGAGAAAGAGGCCGATGATTCCGGGAGAAAAATCAAGATCGGTAAATTCCCGTATCGGGCGGTCGGCAAAGGTATCGCCACGCTGGCCGTCGATGGTTTTACCAAGGTGATTGCCGACGCCGAAACCGATGAGATTCTCGGAGTGCATATTTTCGGGCCGCATTCGGGGGATATTATCTATACCGCTACGGCGATGATGGAGATGGATGGTACCGCGGAGGATCTGGGGCATATGATGGCGGTTCATCCGACTTTATCCGAAGCGCTGATGGAAGCGGCCCTGAATGTCAACAAACGGGCTATTCATATCGTTAATTGA
- a CDS encoding 2-oxo acid dehydrogenase subunit E2, whose protein sequence is MMEYKVVVPPLGESVVEGTIVKWLKNEGDQIKTDDTLVEIMTDKINVEIPSPHDGVMKKHLVAPDTVVEIGQAIALMEVEGEVTEARTFQTKPESGEERIPQEQEVKEVPREFVGTMEHHEKMGIHADKEAIEAGIKAAKSSPVVRRLAREHFIDLRKIKGTGHDGRVSKEDVINYINMRHSADVTRPNFVWPDQEDEEVIPIVGVRKVISDHMVNSAFTIPHVTTFDECDMSELKAWRKKNVERIEEKHGVRITFLPFIAKAIIFAARDFPWINATHEKDILRVKKYFNIGMAVARENSLIVPVVKHCEQKSLLQIAHEMRELTEKANADKLSMEEISGGTISITNAGGLGALGSTPIIAKPQVAILGVHKIVDKPVVRNGEIVIRPILNFGLSFDHRVIDGGYAVQFLRKMIEYLEDPESWLVDVI, encoded by the coding sequence ATGATGGAATATAAGGTTGTTGTCCCCCCGTTGGGCGAATCGGTTGTCGAAGGGACGATTGTCAAATGGCTCAAGAACGAGGGCGATCAAATCAAAACCGATGATACCCTGGTCGAGATCATGACCGACAAAATCAATGTGGAAATTCCCTCTCCCCATGACGGCGTCATGAAAAAACACCTGGTTGCTCCGGATACCGTGGTCGAGATCGGTCAGGCGATTGCTCTGATGGAGGTCGAGGGCGAAGTCACCGAAGCCAGAACCTTCCAAACCAAGCCTGAATCCGGCGAGGAGAGAATTCCGCAGGAGCAGGAGGTCAAGGAAGTCCCGCGGGAGTTCGTGGGAACCATGGAACACCACGAAAAAATGGGTATCCATGCCGACAAAGAGGCGATCGAGGCGGGAATCAAGGCCGCCAAATCATCGCCGGTGGTTCGCCGCCTGGCCCGTGAGCATTTTATCGATTTGCGAAAGATCAAGGGCACCGGGCACGACGGCCGTGTTTCCAAAGAAGATGTCATCAATTATATCAACATGCGTCATTCGGCCGATGTCACCAGACCGAATTTTGTCTGGCCCGACCAGGAAGACGAAGAAGTTATTCCGATTGTCGGGGTGCGCAAGGTTATTTCCGATCATATGGTCAATTCGGCTTTCACCATTCCGCATGTGACAACCTTCGATGAGTGCGATATGTCGGAGTTAAAAGCCTGGCGGAAAAAGAATGTCGAACGGATTGAGGAGAAGCACGGGGTGCGGATTACCTTTTTGCCGTTTATCGCCAAGGCCATTATTTTTGCGGCGCGAGATTTTCCCTGGATCAATGCCACTCATGAAAAAGACATCCTGCGGGTCAAGAAATATTTCAATATCGGTATGGCGGTGGCCCGCGAGAATTCCCTGATCGTTCCGGTCGTCAAGCATTGCGAGCAGAAATCACTGCTGCAAATCGCCCATGAGATGAGAGAATTGACCGAGAAAGCCAATGCCGACAAACTCTCCATGGAGGAGATTTCGGGCGGAACGATTTCCATCACCAACGCCGGCGGTCTGGGTGCGCTCGGATCAACCCCGATTATTGCCAAGCCTCAGGTAGCGATTCTCGGTGTCCACAAGATTGTCGACAAACCGGTCGTGCGCAACGGTGAAATCGTTATAAGGCCGATCCTCAATTTCGGTTTGTCTTTCGATCACCGGGTGATTGACGGTGGTTATGCCGTGCAGTTCTTAAGAAAAATGATTGAATATCTCGAGGATCCCGAGAGCTGGCTGGTGGATGTAATCTAA
- a CDS encoding alpha-ketoacid dehydrogenase subunit beta, with product MKKTSFIEAITQALYEEMERDERVFMIGQDIGVYGGVFKATKGLLDRFGAERVIDAPISEVYIAGGSVGAALVGCRPVAEIQFADFITPSMDQIIQQMAKMRYRTGGQWSCPMTIRVCCGGDVGGGLYHSQINEQWFFSQPGLIVLLPSTAYDAKGLLKSAIRGEDPVIFFEHKRLYRWIKEELPDEDFTVPIGKAAIRKEGEDITLVAYGLMAHRSMEAAAGLEKEGISAEVIDMRTILPWDRETIFESVKKTSKVVLVQEGTKTGGVMAEVGAAIAEELFDYLDAPVSRVCGLDVPAIPFAPPMEHFFLPNAEKITNVVKKVLEY from the coding sequence ATGAAAAAGACGAGTTTTATTGAAGCCATCACCCAGGCGCTTTATGAAGAAATGGAGCGCGATGAACGGGTGTTCATGATCGGCCAGGATATCGGCGTGTACGGCGGCGTTTTTAAAGCCACCAAAGGTTTGCTGGATCGATTCGGGGCCGAGCGGGTGATTGATGCTCCGATATCCGAGGTATATATTGCGGGCGGATCGGTCGGGGCGGCCCTGGTGGGATGCCGGCCGGTGGCCGAAATCCAATTCGCCGATTTTATCACGCCTTCGATGGACCAGATCATCCAGCAGATGGCCAAAATGCGCTACCGGACCGGCGGGCAGTGGTCCTGCCCGATGACCATCCGGGTGTGTTGCGGCGGCGATGTAGGCGGCGGATTGTACCATTCGCAGATAAACGAGCAGTGGTTTTTCTCCCAGCCGGGTTTGATCGTTTTATTACCGTCGACTGCCTACGATGCCAAAGGATTGCTCAAATCGGCCATCCGCGGCGAGGATCCGGTGATTTTTTTCGAACATAAGCGGTTGTACCGCTGGATAAAGGAAGAATTACCCGATGAGGATTTCACCGTGCCGATCGGCAAGGCGGCCATAAGAAAAGAAGGGGAAGATATTACTCTGGTTGCCTACGGTTTGATGGCTCATCGCTCGATGGAAGCCGCGGCCGGTCTGGAAAAAGAGGGTATCTCGGCGGAAGTTATCGATATGCGGACGATTCTGCCCTGGGACCGGGAAACGATCTTTGAATCGGTTAAGAAGACCTCGAAAGTGGTCCTGGTTCAGGAAGGCACCAAGACCGGCGGAGTTATGGCCGAAGTAGGAGCGGCCATAGCCGAAGAATTGTTCGATTATCTTGACGCCCCGGTCAGCCGGGTGTGCGGTCTGGATGTCCCGGCGATACCATTTGCGCCGCCGATGGAGCACTTTTTTCTGCCCAATGCCGAGAAAATTACCAATGTTGTTAAAAAAGTTCTGGAATATTAG
- a CDS encoding thiamine pyrophosphate-dependent dehydrogenase E1 component subunit alpha — translation MPATKKAAKPGLKQVGLPEETLRGLYYNLLKTRTLDERFRKLFRQGRFAGTYFSAVGQEATTVGPTYGLRDDDILASSHREIGAAVTKGIPLVNIVAQVYARANSPDKGKTHPCHYSWRDKGVFTPASTLAGQTVVGTGCAMGFKLQKKDNVVVAFFGEGATARGGWHEAVNYAGIHKLPIVYICQNNLWAESVPAHMQAGIENFSDRAKAYGFPGITIDGNDIVLVHKTAAEAIKRARAGEGPTLIECKTYRYYGHSEIDPADYRREEEIEEWKKKDTVTRAERMMMDLGLLTDQQREAMIEDINHEIDEAVNICEKEKYVEPEEAYNDVYSKYFPVRRDEY, via the coding sequence ATGCCAGCCACGAAGAAGGCCGCCAAACCCGGCTTAAAACAGGTCGGTCTGCCGGAAGAAACCCTTAGGGGTCTATATTATAATCTTCTGAAGACCCGGACGCTGGACGAGCGGTTTCGTAAGCTGTTCCGTCAGGGGCGTTTTGCCGGGACCTATTTTTCGGCCGTGGGACAGGAGGCCACCACGGTGGGCCCGACTTACGGATTGCGTGATGATGATATTCTGGCTTCGTCGCATCGCGAGATTGGCGCCGCGGTGACCAAGGGAATTCCGCTGGTTAATATTGTCGCCCAGGTATACGCACGGGCCAATTCACCCGATAAGGGGAAGACTCATCCCTGCCATTATTCCTGGCGGGATAAAGGAGTATTTACTCCGGCCTCAACGCTGGCCGGGCAGACGGTGGTTGGAACCGGATGTGCCATGGGTTTCAAACTTCAGAAAAAGGACAATGTCGTGGTTGCCTTTTTCGGGGAAGGCGCCACCGCCCGCGGCGGCTGGCATGAGGCGGTCAATTATGCCGGCATACATAAATTACCGATTGTCTATATCTGCCAGAATAATCTCTGGGCCGAATCGGTTCCGGCGCATATGCAGGCCGGTATAGAGAATTTCTCCGACCGCGCCAAAGCTTACGGTTTTCCTGGTATTACCATCGACGGTAATGATATCGTCCTGGTTCACAAAACTGCCGCGGAAGCCATCAAACGGGCCAGGGCCGGGGAGGGTCCGACCCTGATCGAATGCAAGACATATCGCTATTATGGGCATTCCGAAATCGATCCGGCCGATTACCGCCGCGAGGAAGAAATCGAGGAGTGGAAGAAAAAGGATACGGTGACCCGGGCCGAGCGAATGATGATGGATCTGGGATTATTGACCGATCAGCAGAGAGAGGCCATGATCGAAGACATCAATCATGAAATCGATGAAGCCGTGAATATCTGCGAGAAAGAAAAATATGTGGAACCGGAAGAAGCTTACAATGATGTGTACTCCAAGTATTTTCCGGTCCGCCGGGATGAATATTGA